CGAATCGGAGCCGGTGGCGCATGTGCGGCTTCATGCCACGCACCGAACGGGCCGCATTTCCCGCTTGCGCCCTTTCGTCGTCTGCATTCCGGGCGGAAAAGGACCACGGCGGTTTGTTTCCCGCGTTCACAGCGGCAGGCGCAGGGCCGTGTGGCAGGTCAGCTCCAGAAGTTCCAGATCGTGACTGATGAGCAGCACTATGGCCCCCTGCTCCGCCGCCGTGCGGATGGAGCCGGCCACCAGACGCATGTTGCGGCCGTCCAGTCCGCTGGTGGGCTCGTCCAGGATGAGAATTTCCGGATTCTTGGCCATGCCGCAGGCAATGACCAGCCGCTGTTTTTCGCCGCCGGACAGAGACTGCGGATGCCGCGCTTCCAGATGCTTCAGATTGAACAGCTCAAGCAGTTCGTCCACGCGCCGGTTCGTCGCCTCCTCGGCGTTTTTGGATTCCGGCGTCACGGAGATGGCCAGTTCCGCACGCACCGTGTGCATATGCAGCTGGTGGTCGGTGTTCTGCAGCACGATACTGGCCCGGCGCAGCAGGCCGTCCGGGCTGACCGCCTCGCCCCGCAGCAGCAGCGTGCCCGCCTGCATGGTGTGCAGCCCCGTGAGCAGACGGGCCAGAGTGGTTTTCCCCGCTCCGTTGTCGCCCAGAATGCCGGTCACTCCGGCGGGCAGAGTGAAGGACGCATTTTCAAACAGAGGAGCCCGGCCGCTGTGCGCGAAACAAATCCCCGAGGCTTGCAGCACCGGTGGTTCGGAACCGGCCCTGGGCAGGATTTCGCGCGGGTCGGCCACATGGTGGGCGCGCAGGCCTTTCTCCCGCCGGAAGCTATCATCGTGGAACAGGCTGAATTCGCCCTCGGCCACCATGCGGCCCTCGGCCATGACCATGACCCGGTCCACGACGTTTTCCAGCCAGTACAGCCGGTGGTCCACCACGAGAATGGCCATGCCCGATTTTTTCAGCTCCAAAATGGCCTCGGCCAGGGCGGCGGTGGCTTCCGGGTCGAGATTGGCGCTGGGTTCGTCCAGAATGATGGCCTTTGGCCCCAAAGAGATGATGGAGGCCAGAGCCACCTTCTGTTTCTGCCCCTCGGACAGATCCAGAATGGACGCGTCCAGCAGCTTCTCCAGTCCGAAGGACTGGGCCGCCCGCTGCACGGCGCGCAGCGTCTCCCCGGGCGGAGAGTCGCGCCACTCATGGGCGAAGGCCAGCTCGTCCTCCACCGTCAGGGCGAAAAACTGGTTTTCCGGATCCTGAAAAAGGGTTCCCGCCGCGCGGGCCAGTTCGTGCAAGGAGGAATCGGCAGTGTCCCGGCCGTCGACCACGACCCTGCCGCACAGATCGCCTCTGAAAAAATGCGGACACAGGCCATTGGCCAGACGGACCAGGGTGGATTTGCCGCAGCCGCTGGGGCCGGTACACAGTACGGCCTCTCCGGGCCGTACCCGGAAGCTGACATCCGTCACGGCCGGAGCCCCGGCTCCGGAATAGGTGTAAGTGACATGATCGAAAGCAAGCATCAGAACATGCCTCCCCCGGACCATCCAAGCCGGGCCTGCCAGAAAAGTCCCACGGCCGCACAGGTCAGGGCCGCGCCCGAGGCAAACCAGTCCCGGCCGGTAAAAGACAGGGGGCGGCAGGGCCTGACTTTCCGGGCGTAACCCAAACCTTTCAGCTCCGCCGCGATGCCCAGTTCGTCCGCCGCGCGCAGGGCCCGGAAAACGAGAGGAACGAACAGCAGACGCGTGTACAGGCGGGGCTGACGCAAAACGACGAGAGGAGAGAGCCGGTAGCCCCGCGTCTTGAGGGTTTCGGTGATCTGGCGGATGTCGGCGATGAACGACGGAATGAACCGGATCATCACCGCCGCCGGGATGACCACGCATTGCGGCAGCCGCAGGGACTTGAGGGTGGACAGCACGGTCTGGATGCGGGTGGACAGGGCCATGGCCAGAATGACGTTCAGCATGATGGCCGTGCGCAGAAAAGGCGTCAGCAGCGTGTGCAGCTTTACCTCTCCCATGCTGGGCATCAGAAAGTGCATGCCCAGCAGAAATCCCAGAGCCACTACCCACATGGCCACGAGGGCCAGATGTCCGATGGCCAGCACCTTGGGGCGCTTTACGGTCCAGGCGTAGACCAGGGCCGCGCCCAGCAGGAAGCCCAGCGGTTCCG
Above is a window of Desulfomicrobium orale DSM 12838 DNA encoding:
- a CDS encoding energy-coupling factor transporter transmembrane component T family protein; this translates as MRVSFISSGTRDGFVHRLDARTKMGVSLLGSIAVAVLNRPEPLGFLLGAALVYAWTVKRPKVLAIGHLALVAMWVVALGFLLGMHFLMPSMGEVKLHTLLTPFLRTAIMLNVILAMALSTRIQTVLSTLKSLRLPQCVVIPAAVMIRFIPSFIADIRQITETLKTRGYRLSPLVVLRQPRLYTRLLFVPLVFRALRAADELGIAAELKGLGYARKVRPCRPLSFTGRDWFASGAALTCAAVGLFWQARLGWSGGGMF
- a CDS encoding ABC transporter ATP-binding protein — translated: MLAFDHVTYTYSGAGAPAVTDVSFRVRPGEAVLCTGPSGCGKSTLVRLANGLCPHFFRGDLCGRVVVDGRDTADSSLHELARAAGTLFQDPENQFFALTVEDELAFAHEWRDSPPGETLRAVQRAAQSFGLEKLLDASILDLSEGQKQKVALASIISLGPKAIILDEPSANLDPEATAALAEAILELKKSGMAILVVDHRLYWLENVVDRVMVMAEGRMVAEGEFSLFHDDSFRREKGLRAHHVADPREILPRAGSEPPVLQASGICFAHSGRAPLFENASFTLPAGVTGILGDNGAGKTTLARLLTGLHTMQAGTLLLRGEAVSPDGLLRRASIVLQNTDHQLHMHTVRAELAISVTPESKNAEEATNRRVDELLELFNLKHLEARHPQSLSGGEKQRLVIACGMAKNPEILILDEPTSGLDGRNMRLVAGSIRTAAEQGAIVLLISHDLELLELTCHTALRLPL